A window of Dickeya zeae NCPPB 2538 contains these coding sequences:
- the ridA gene encoding 2-iminobutanoate/2-iminopropanoate deaminase, which yields MSRIISTEQAPAAIGPYVQGVDLGSMIITSGQIPVDPKTGLVADDVTAQARQSLENVKAIVEAAGLKVSNIVKTTVFVKDLNDFATVNAAYEAFFTEHNAPFPARSCVEVARLPKDVKIEIEAIAVRG from the coding sequence ATGTCACGCATTATCAGTACGGAACAGGCACCGGCCGCTATCGGCCCTTACGTTCAGGGTGTTGACCTGGGCAGCATGATCATCACGTCCGGTCAGATCCCGGTGGATCCGAAAACCGGTCTGGTGGCAGACGACGTTACCGCGCAGGCTCGTCAGTCGCTGGAAAACGTGAAAGCCATCGTGGAAGCGGCAGGTCTGAAAGTGAGCAATATCGTTAAAACCACGGTGTTCGTGAAAGATCTGAACGACTTCGCCACCGTGAACGCGGCTTATGAAGCCTTCTTCACCGAGCACAACGCGCCGTTCCCGGCCCGTTCCTGCGTGGAAGTGGCTCGTCTGCCGAAAGACGTGAAAATCGAAATCGAAGCTATCGCCGTTCGCGGTTAA
- a CDS encoding ABC transporter permease: protein MFRRRTVLEQWAGRYPLLMLILRRLLAGVAMVAVVSVLIFAGIQLLPGNAATAILGQTATPEAVRALNAQLGLDQPAVSRYLHWLWGMIGGDFGQSFTSRQAIAPVLAWRLENTLFLAGCTAVVAVPLALLIGFLSVRYQGSWLDRLLNLFTRVAVALPEFFSGYLLILIFSITLFWLPSNSNVSDHMPLGAHLTAIALPCLTLVLAVLGHMSNMTRAALIGAQNAAYVDTALLKGMSPSVILLRHVLPNAWGPIINVIVLNLAYLMVGVVIVESVFVYPGLGQYMVDSISKRDMPVIQGCALVLATIYILLNLLADVVSLMANPRLRHARR, encoded by the coding sequence ATGTTTCGCCGAAGGACGGTGCTTGAACAATGGGCTGGTCGCTACCCGCTGCTGATGTTGATTTTGCGGCGCCTGCTGGCGGGTGTGGCGATGGTTGCCGTGGTATCGGTACTGATTTTTGCCGGTATTCAACTACTGCCGGGCAATGCCGCTACCGCTATTCTGGGGCAGACGGCAACGCCGGAAGCGGTACGTGCGCTGAATGCCCAGTTAGGGCTGGATCAGCCCGCAGTATCGCGGTATCTCCACTGGCTGTGGGGCATGATCGGCGGCGATTTCGGTCAAAGTTTTACCAGCCGTCAGGCGATTGCGCCGGTGCTGGCATGGCGGCTGGAAAATACGCTGTTTCTGGCCGGGTGTACCGCCGTGGTGGCGGTGCCGTTGGCGTTGCTGATAGGCTTTTTGTCGGTGCGTTATCAGGGCAGTTGGCTGGACCGGCTGCTCAATCTGTTTACCCGCGTCGCGGTGGCGTTGCCGGAGTTTTTCTCCGGCTACCTGCTGATTTTGATTTTTTCCATCACCCTGTTTTGGCTGCCGAGCAACAGCAATGTGAGCGATCATATGCCGCTCGGTGCGCATTTGACGGCTATCGCGCTACCTTGTCTGACGCTGGTGCTGGCAGTATTGGGCCACATGAGCAATATGACCCGTGCGGCGCTGATAGGTGCGCAAAACGCCGCCTATGTCGACACGGCATTGCTGAAAGGGATGTCGCCTTCGGTTATCCTGCTGCGCCACGTGCTGCCCAACGCCTGGGGGCCAATCATCAACGTGATTGTCCTTAACCTGGCGTACCTGATGGTAGGTGTGGTGATTGTCGAAAGCGTGTTTGTTTACCCTGGGCTTGGTCAGTACATGGTCGATAGCATCAGTAAACGCGATATGCCGGTGATTCAGGGCTGCGCGCTGGTGCTGGCGACAATTTACATCCTGCTGAATCTGCTGGCAGATGTGGTATCGCTGATGGCGAACCCGCGTCTGCGTCATGCCCGGCGGTAA
- a CDS encoding circularly permuted type 2 ATP-grasp protein, with product MIKMTLPAAPYYDEMLNAEGQQRQHYDAYWQWLQQTDQHAIRQKKEQAELLFHRVGITFNVYGEEGGTERLIPFDSVPRIIPAHEWKMLDLGIRQRVKALNAFLYDIYHQQHILNAGIVPREQVLANEQYQPCMQGVDLHNNIYAHITGIDMVRNSDGHYYVLEDNLRTPSGVSYMLENRKMMMRLYPDLFASQHIAPVERYPSYLLQTLRESTHIDDPTVVVMTPGRFNSAYFEHSFLAQQMGVELVESADLFVKEGAVYMRTTEGPCRVDVIYRRIDDAFLDPLAFRADSMLGVPGLLSVYRAGGVVLANAIGTGVADDKSIYPYVPEMIRFYLSEEPILGNIPTWQCRKSDDLAYVLANLASMVVKEVHGAGGYGMLVGPKSTRQQIEDFRQRLLANPGNYIAQDTLALSTCPTFVEEGLAPRHIDLRPFVLYGEEIRLVPGGLTRVALTEGSLVVNSSQGGGTKDTWVMEEDESC from the coding sequence ATGATAAAAATGACGCTTCCGGCCGCGCCTTACTACGATGAGATGCTCAACGCAGAAGGCCAGCAACGTCAGCACTACGACGCCTATTGGCAATGGTTGCAACAGACTGACCAACATGCCATCCGCCAGAAGAAAGAGCAGGCTGAGTTACTGTTTCACCGGGTGGGAATTACCTTTAATGTCTACGGCGAAGAAGGCGGCACCGAACGTCTGATCCCGTTTGACAGTGTGCCGCGCATTATCCCGGCCCACGAATGGAAAATGCTGGACCTCGGCATTCGCCAGCGCGTCAAAGCGCTCAACGCCTTCCTCTACGACATCTATCATCAGCAGCACATCCTCAACGCCGGTATCGTGCCCCGCGAACAGGTGCTGGCGAACGAGCAGTACCAGCCTTGCATGCAGGGTGTTGATCTGCATAACAATATTTATGCACACATCACCGGTATCGATATGGTACGCAATAGCGACGGCCACTATTACGTGCTGGAAGACAACCTGCGCACGCCATCCGGGGTCTCCTATATGCTGGAAAACCGCAAAATGATGATGCGGCTTTATCCAGATTTGTTCGCCAGCCAACACATCGCACCGGTAGAGCGTTACCCCAGCTACCTGTTACAAACCCTGCGCGAAAGCACCCACATTGACGACCCGACCGTGGTGGTCATGACGCCAGGCCGCTTCAACAGCGCCTATTTCGAGCACAGCTTCCTCGCTCAGCAAATGGGGGTGGAACTGGTCGAAAGCGCGGACCTGTTCGTCAAAGAGGGTGCGGTGTATATGCGCACCACTGAAGGGCCGTGCCGGGTGGATGTGATCTACCGCCGTATTGACGACGCCTTCCTTGACCCGCTGGCGTTCCGTGCTGATTCCATGCTGGGAGTGCCGGGACTGCTGTCGGTATACCGCGCTGGCGGTGTGGTGCTGGCAAACGCTATCGGCACCGGTGTGGCGGACGACAAATCCATCTACCCTTACGTGCCGGAGATGATCCGCTTTTATCTGTCTGAGGAGCCGATCCTCGGCAATATCCCGACCTGGCAGTGCCGCAAATCCGACGATCTCGCTTATGTGCTGGCGAATCTCGCCAGCATGGTGGTGAAAGAAGTACACGGTGCCGGGGGCTACGGCATGCTGGTCGGCCCCAAATCCACCCGCCAGCAAATCGAGGATTTTCGTCAGCGTCTGCTGGCTAATCCCGGTAACTATATTGCCCAGGACACGCTGGCGCTCTCCACCTGCCCCACTTTCGTTGAGGAGGGATTAGCGCCCCGCCACATCGACCTGCGCCCGTTTGTGCTCTACGGCGAGGAAATTCGACTGGTCCCCGGCGGGCTAACCCGCGTCGCGCTGACTGAAGGCTCACTGGTGGTGAACTCCTCGCAAGGCGGCGGCACCAAAGACACCTGGGTGATGGAGGAGGATGAATCATGCTAA
- a CDS encoding proteasome-type protease, with the protein MTYCVAMRLSDGLVFASDSRTNAGVDHIATFRKLHVFHQEGERVLVIQSAGNLATTQSIISLLKARIHAQHTPNLMQTSTLYDAATLVGETVREVIHRDSLAQQNGSSTNFGCNLLLGGQIGDEAPRLFHIYPEGNFIEATGDTPYFQIGESKYGKPIIDRVLTMDTPLEQAMCCALISIDSTLRSNLSVGLPLDVMIYRAGSFDISEQHRITENDPYFATIRKAWSEGLLNTFRQLPPFPVQG; encoded by the coding sequence ATGACCTACTGTGTGGCCATGCGTCTGTCTGACGGGCTGGTTTTTGCTTCCGACTCCCGCACCAATGCGGGGGTTGATCACATCGCAACCTTCAGAAAGCTCCACGTATTCCATCAGGAAGGTGAGCGCGTCTTGGTTATCCAGTCGGCGGGTAATCTTGCCACCACCCAAAGCATTATCAGCCTGCTCAAGGCGCGTATCCACGCCCAGCATACGCCCAACCTGATGCAAACCAGTACCTTGTACGATGCCGCCACACTGGTGGGTGAAACCGTGCGTGAGGTTATCCACCGCGACAGTCTGGCCCAGCAGAACGGTAGCAGCACCAATTTCGGCTGCAACCTGCTGCTTGGCGGCCAGATTGGCGACGAAGCCCCGCGGCTGTTCCATATCTATCCGGAAGGCAACTTTATCGAAGCGACCGGCGACACCCCTTACTTCCAGATAGGCGAGAGCAAATACGGTAAACCGATTATCGACCGGGTGTTAACGATGGATACGCCGCTGGAGCAGGCCATGTGTTGTGCACTGATTTCGATTGACTCAACATTGCGCAGTAACCTGTCGGTCGGCTTGCCGCTGGATGTGATGATATACCGTGCTGGCAGTTTCGATATCAGCGAACAGCACCGCATCACCGAAAACGACCCTTACTTCGCCACCATTCGCAAAGCCTGGTCGGAAGGGTTACTGAATACCTTTCGGCAGTTGCCGCCATTTCCGGTGCAGGGGTAA
- a CDS encoding lysozyme inhibitor LprI family protein yields MRGLMFFVLFLSFSSQADEIQSCYDKKVTAYIQNCMEQLSHKESEEYNNIYHSFIKSIRREDLANYDDFIASIDEAKLFWEKYSISECKAEGLLNIKDSPAYSIAYNECMIKAYRERVAFYNKYPF; encoded by the coding sequence ATGAGAGGGTTGATGTTTTTTGTTTTATTTTTATCATTTTCATCTCAAGCAGATGAGATTCAATCCTGCTATGATAAAAAAGTGACAGCCTATATTCAGAATTGTATGGAGCAGTTGTCTCATAAAGAGTCTGAAGAATATAACAATATATATCATAGTTTTATAAAAAGTATTCGCCGTGAAGATTTGGCTAATTATGATGATTTTATCGCCTCCATTGATGAGGCGAAATTATTCTGGGAGAAATATAGTATTAGTGAATGTAAGGCGGAAGGATTGCTAAATATTAAGGATTCACCTGCATACTCTATTGCATATAACGAGTGTATGATTAAAGCCTACAGGGAGAGAGTGGCCTTTTATAACAAATACCCTTTCTGA
- a CDS encoding transglutaminase family protein, whose amino-acid sequence MKLTINHLTHYRYDEEVKFSTQYLRLTPQSSARQRIREWKLTLPTPAVATTDAYGNLMHVLTLDSPHHDILIHAQGVVEIAEGVEEVPEEEDGLSPLIFLRGTTLTEADDAIRHFARRYYQEADPIGSLETLMAELQLKMPYTPGATQVQDTACIAFAKGKGVCQDHTHVFLACCRSLRIPARYVSGYVYSRDTTHVAMHAWAEVWLNERWHSFDITNNTRKLNQHLRLAVGMDYLDACPVRGSRLGGGCEEMFSEAAVSLFERQQQVQQQQ is encoded by the coding sequence ATGAAACTGACCATCAATCACCTGACCCACTACCGTTACGATGAAGAAGTGAAGTTCAGCACCCAGTACCTGCGACTGACGCCGCAAAGTTCTGCCCGCCAGCGCATTCGGGAATGGAAGCTGACCTTGCCCACGCCCGCCGTCGCCACCACCGATGCCTATGGCAATCTGATGCATGTGCTCACGCTGGATAGCCCGCACCACGATATTCTGATCCACGCACAGGGGGTGGTGGAAATTGCCGAGGGCGTGGAAGAGGTGCCGGAAGAGGAAGACGGATTATCGCCGTTGATTTTCCTGCGCGGTACCACGCTGACTGAAGCGGATGATGCCATCCGCCACTTTGCCCGTCGCTATTATCAGGAGGCTGACCCGATTGGCAGTCTGGAAACCCTGATGGCAGAATTGCAACTGAAAATGCCGTATACTCCCGGCGCCACGCAGGTGCAGGATACCGCCTGCATTGCCTTTGCCAAAGGCAAGGGCGTCTGTCAGGATCACACCCATGTGTTTCTGGCCTGCTGCCGCAGCCTGCGTATTCCGGCGCGTTACGTCAGTGGTTACGTGTATAGCCGGGATACTACGCATGTCGCCATGCATGCCTGGGCTGAGGTGTGGCTCAACGAGCGCTGGCACAGTTTTGACATCACCAACAACACCCGCAAGCTCAATCAGCATTTGCGCCTTGCGGTGGGGATGGATTACCTGGATGCCTGCCCGGTGCGCGGCAGTCGACTGGGTGGCGGGTGTGAAGAGATGTTTTCAGAAGCGGCAGTGAGCCTGTTCGAACGCCAGCAACAGGTGCAACAGCAACAATGA
- a CDS encoding ABC transporter substrate-binding protein, with translation MNRRHFIKSACALSVAAAATGWPLSAAWGADAAEQPKKGGHLIVGVDNASSTDRLDPAFWFETYMYFVGSQLFNNLLELDEKGELVPSLAESWESKDGGRTWVLAIRKGVQFHDGRTLSAKDVIYSLNHHRGEKSSSSVKGYLDPVVAMDATGSHEVTIRLSEPNVEFIALLSDVHFAITPENENFDKGIGTGAFILESFQPGVRTLVKRNPNHWNSARGHVDSVETLAMNDSTARVAALVSGSAHIINRVNPRIVGRIQNMPTLQLLRSRDSQIFTFPGLSNVAPFNNEDGRLALKYAIDRQQIIDTVLGGYASVANDNPIFPSNRYFAKDIPQRPYDPEKAKWHWQKAGFSGPLTLSVADAGFPGAVDAGQLYQASAQKAGITLNVERVPDDAFWDNVWMKKPFVSSNWSVRPTADALLSLVFTSQAPWNESGWKNDAFDQLVRAARGEANEDKRRQIYHDIQVMLVDQSSEIIPLYADALDACSTKVKGLNAIPGFPLSGNRAAEKVWLA, from the coding sequence ATGAATCGTCGTCATTTTATTAAAAGTGCCTGCGCCTTATCCGTCGCAGCGGCCGCTACCGGCTGGCCGTTGAGCGCCGCCTGGGGTGCCGATGCCGCAGAACAACCGAAAAAAGGCGGTCATTTGATAGTCGGGGTGGATAACGCCTCCAGCACCGACCGTCTCGACCCGGCATTCTGGTTTGAAACCTATATGTACTTCGTGGGGTCCCAGCTGTTTAATAACCTGCTGGAGCTGGATGAAAAAGGCGAGCTGGTGCCGTCGCTGGCCGAATCCTGGGAGAGCAAGGACGGCGGGCGCACCTGGGTGCTGGCTATCCGCAAAGGCGTTCAGTTCCATGATGGCCGCACGCTCAGCGCTAAAGACGTTATTTATTCGCTCAATCACCACCGTGGTGAGAAATCCAGTTCATCGGTGAAAGGCTATCTCGACCCGGTGGTGGCGATGGACGCCACCGGTAGCCATGAAGTCACCATTCGTCTGAGCGAACCGAACGTAGAATTCATCGCACTGCTGAGCGATGTGCACTTTGCCATTACCCCGGAAAATGAGAATTTCGACAAAGGTATCGGTACCGGTGCCTTTATTCTGGAGAGCTTCCAGCCCGGCGTGCGCACGTTGGTAAAACGCAATCCGAATCATTGGAACAGCGCACGCGGCCATGTCGACTCGGTCGAAACGCTGGCGATGAACGACTCTACTGCCCGTGTGGCAGCGCTGGTGAGTGGATCGGCCCATATCATCAACCGTGTGAACCCGCGTATTGTCGGGCGCATTCAGAACATGCCGACGCTGCAATTGCTGCGCTCGCGTGACAGCCAGATTTTCACCTTCCCGGGTTTGAGCAATGTTGCGCCGTTTAATAATGAAGATGGCCGACTGGCGCTGAAATACGCGATTGATCGCCAGCAGATTATCGATACCGTGCTGGGCGGCTATGCCAGCGTGGCGAACGATAACCCGATTTTCCCGTCCAACCGCTATTTCGCCAAAGACATTCCCCAACGTCCTTACGACCCGGAGAAAGCCAAGTGGCACTGGCAGAAAGCCGGGTTCAGCGGCCCGCTGACACTCTCTGTCGCTGATGCTGGTTTCCCCGGCGCGGTGGATGCCGGTCAGTTGTATCAGGCGTCTGCGCAGAAAGCAGGCATTACGCTGAATGTAGAGCGTGTGCCGGACGACGCGTTCTGGGACAATGTGTGGATGAAAAAACCGTTCGTGTCCTCTAACTGGTCGGTTCGCCCTACCGCTGATGCGCTGTTGTCGCTGGTGTTCACCAGTCAGGCACCGTGGAACGAATCTGGCTGGAAGAATGATGCGTTCGACCAACTGGTACGTGCGGCACGTGGTGAAGCCAACGAAGACAAGCGCCGCCAAATCTACCATGACATTCAGGTGATGCTGGTGGATCAGAGCAGTGAAATCATTCCGCTGTATGCTGACGCGCTCGACGCCTGCAGTACCAAAGTGAAGGGATTGAATGCCATTCCAGGTTTCCCACTCAGCGGCAACCGTGCTGCGGAAAAAGTGTGGCTGGCCTGA
- a CDS encoding alpha-E domain-containing protein, whose amino-acid sequence MLSRTASELYWMARYLERAESVARVLDVTYKLSMMPRHSQQQHDLALPLNLTFTHELFQERYARFTMNNLLNFFALDSHNPSSIYSCIEMAWNNAHAVRGSLSSEVWECINTTRIDIRNLRQSGVDKIGIDAFFDWVKERAHLFRGAMFGTLLRNDAQCFIRIGTLIERSFATAQLLTVKDQQLNNDLDPVREYYRLDTLLRAVSAREAYHSLYRQPISRETVTELLVLRNDVPRSLHACVGDLVQQLEMIGSERARIPQRLAHLLHVELRFGSLDDILADDLQHYLNRFLTKINELADSIRHTYLEAL is encoded by the coding sequence ATGCTAAGTCGTACCGCCAGCGAGCTTTATTGGATGGCCCGTTATCTGGAACGGGCGGAAAGTGTCGCCCGCGTGCTGGACGTCACCTACAAACTGTCGATGATGCCGCGCCACAGCCAGCAGCAGCACGATCTGGCGCTGCCGCTCAACCTGACGTTCACCCATGAACTGTTTCAGGAACGCTACGCCCGCTTTACCATGAATAACCTGCTGAATTTCTTTGCGCTGGATAGTCACAACCCCAGTAGCATTTACAGCTGTATCGAAATGGCGTGGAACAATGCGCATGCGGTGCGCGGCAGCTTGTCGTCCGAGGTGTGGGAGTGCATCAATACCACCCGTATTGATATTCGTAACCTGCGCCAGTCCGGGGTGGATAAAATTGGTATCGACGCCTTTTTTGACTGGGTGAAAGAGCGCGCCCATCTGTTTCGCGGTGCCATGTTCGGCACCTTGCTGCGTAACGACGCCCAATGTTTTATTCGCATCGGCACCTTGATCGAACGGTCGTTCGCTACCGCTCAGTTGCTGACTGTCAAGGATCAGCAGCTCAATAATGACCTGGACCCGGTGCGCGAATACTACCGGCTCGATACCCTGCTACGTGCGGTGAGCGCCCGCGAAGCCTACCACAGCCTCTATCGTCAGCCCATCAGCCGGGAAACGGTCACCGAACTGCTGGTACTGCGCAATGACGTCCCCCGCTCGCTGCATGCCTGCGTGGGCGATCTGGTACAGCAACTGGAGATGATCGGCAGCGAACGGGCGCGTATCCCACAACGTCTGGCGCATTTGCTGCACGTGGAACTGCGCTTCGGCTCGCTCGACGATATCCTCGCCGACGACCTGCAACACTACCTCAACCGTTTCCTCACCAAAATCAACGAACTGGCTGATAGCATCCGTCACACCTATCTGGAGGCGCTATGA
- a CDS encoding ABC transporter permease, giving the protein MPAVKPSVVLGLLGLGLFIGVALFAPWIAPYPADKVVAGAWLGPMPQAWLGTDNIGRDLFSRLIWGTRTSLAVTALAAALAFALGAGLGFLAGVCGGWVDQLISRVNDVLMAIPTLILALVVLAMLPKSTFIIILVLGVLEATRVLRVARSLAVDIATQEFIEVARLRGESMGWILWREILPNARNTLVAEFALRFIFILLFLSALSFLGLGIQPPTADWGGLARDNKDGILFGVWAALVPGAAIALLAVSLNVVADWLLSRDGRNWRGGRHE; this is encoded by the coding sequence ATGCCTGCTGTAAAACCTTCCGTGGTGCTCGGTCTGCTGGGGCTGGGTCTGTTTATTGGGGTCGCGTTATTCGCGCCCTGGATTGCGCCTTACCCGGCCGATAAGGTGGTGGCGGGTGCCTGGTTGGGGCCCATGCCGCAGGCGTGGCTGGGTACTGACAATATCGGTCGCGACCTGTTTTCCCGCTTGATTTGGGGAACGCGTACTTCGCTGGCGGTGACGGCACTGGCGGCAGCGTTGGCGTTTGCGCTGGGCGCCGGGCTGGGTTTTCTGGCCGGGGTATGCGGCGGTTGGGTGGACCAACTGATTTCCCGCGTTAATGACGTGCTGATGGCGATCCCAACACTGATTCTGGCTCTGGTGGTATTGGCGATGCTGCCGAAAAGCACCTTCATCATCATTCTGGTTCTGGGCGTGTTAGAAGCCACTCGTGTGCTGCGGGTCGCGCGTTCGCTGGCTGTGGATATCGCCACGCAGGAGTTCATTGAGGTCGCGCGACTGCGCGGTGAGTCGATGGGGTGGATCCTGTGGCGTGAGATTTTGCCGAATGCGCGCAACACGCTGGTGGCGGAATTCGCGCTGCGTTTCATCTTTATTTTGCTGTTCCTGTCGGCGTTGTCTTTTCTGGGGTTAGGGATTCAGCCACCTACCGCCGACTGGGGGGGGCTGGCTCGTGACAATAAAGACGGCATCCTGTTTGGAGTGTGGGCGGCGCTGGTGCCGGGGGCAGCTATCGCCCTGCTGGCGGTGTCGCTCAATGTGGTGGCGGACTGGCTGCTAAGCCGTGACGGTCGTAACTGGCGTGGAGGCCGTCATGAGTGA
- a CDS encoding ABC transporter ATP-binding protein codes for MSELLRVEQLCVTAGGRALVEDINFTLHKGEVLGLIGESGAGKSTIGQAILGHCRHGMRIESGHIWFQNGDKRSDLASLSERQLRAVRGARIAYVAQSASASFNPAQRIGEQVIETAVRHGVLSRQQAVARAIELFTQLSLPEPQTFFQRYPHQVSGGQLQRAMIAMAMCAGPDLIIFDEPTTALDVTTQLGVLNAIDEIIRLTGVAALYISHDLAVVAQISHRIMVLRHGRQVETGDTASLLASPVEAYTRDLLQARGEPKVPQAVTDDILLDIRHLGARYQQQPVLQDVSLQLARGRTLAVIGESGSGKSTLGRTLCGLLAPAGGEIRLNGDALPAKLAQRNRAQLQSIQMIHQHPDTALNPRLPVGVQIERSMVCLTQLDATARRLRVSDLLHQVGLPAEMAQRYPTALSGGQKQRVCIARALAAQPSLIVCDEPTSALDPLVARDVLALLRQIQQETGVAYLFITHDLHVVREVADSVAVLRHGHIVRQGPVTEALSPPLDDYTQQLLLAVPEMRCGWLRDVMARER; via the coding sequence ATGAGTGAGTTGCTGCGGGTCGAACAGTTGTGCGTGACGGCAGGCGGCCGGGCGCTGGTAGAGGACATCAACTTTACCCTTCATAAAGGGGAAGTGTTGGGGTTGATTGGCGAGTCCGGCGCAGGGAAATCCACCATCGGTCAGGCGATTCTTGGGCACTGTCGTCACGGCATGCGTATTGAAAGCGGGCATATCTGGTTTCAGAACGGTGATAAGCGCAGTGATCTGGCCTCGCTATCAGAGCGCCAACTGCGCGCTGTTCGTGGCGCTCGCATTGCGTATGTAGCGCAATCAGCCAGTGCCTCGTTTAACCCGGCGCAGCGTATCGGCGAGCAGGTGATTGAAACGGCGGTGCGTCACGGTGTGTTGTCACGCCAGCAGGCGGTGGCACGGGCGATAGAACTGTTTACCCAACTGTCGTTGCCGGAACCGCAAACCTTCTTCCAACGTTATCCGCATCAGGTATCCGGCGGTCAGTTGCAGCGGGCGATGATCGCGATGGCGATGTGCGCTGGCCCCGACCTGATCATTTTTGATGAACCGACCACTGCACTGGACGTGACCACCCAGCTCGGGGTACTCAACGCCATCGATGAGATTATCCGGCTGACGGGCGTGGCTGCATTGTATATCAGCCACGATCTGGCGGTGGTGGCGCAAATCAGCCACCGTATTATGGTGTTGCGGCATGGTCGTCAGGTGGAAACCGGCGACACCGCGTCATTGCTGGCTAGCCCTGTTGAAGCCTACACCCGTGACCTGTTACAGGCGCGCGGCGAGCCCAAAGTACCGCAAGCGGTGACAGACGACATCCTGCTGGATATCCGTCATCTTGGTGCACGTTATCAGCAACAACCGGTATTGCAGGACGTGTCGCTGCAACTGGCGCGTGGACGCACGCTGGCGGTGATCGGCGAATCGGGGTCTGGCAAGTCAACGCTGGGACGAACCCTGTGTGGGTTGCTGGCACCGGCAGGCGGCGAGATCCGGCTCAACGGCGACGCACTGCCAGCGAAACTGGCGCAGCGTAATCGTGCTCAGTTGCAATCGATCCAGATGATTCACCAGCACCCGGACACCGCGCTCAACCCGCGTTTGCCCGTCGGTGTGCAGATTGAGCGCTCAATGGTGTGCCTGACCCAACTGGACGCCACCGCACGACGCTTGCGCGTCAGCGATTTGTTGCATCAGGTGGGGTTGCCAGCGGAGATGGCGCAGCGTTACCCCACTGCGCTGTCCGGTGGTCAAAAGCAACGCGTTTGTATTGCCCGAGCACTGGCGGCACAGCCGTCGCTAATCGTCTGCGACGAGCCAACCTCCGCGTTGGACCCGCTGGTCGCCCGTGACGTGCTCGCGCTGCTGCGTCAGATCCAGCAGGAAACCGGCGTGGCTTATCTGTTTATCACCCACGATTTACACGTAGTGCGCGAAGTGGCCGATAGCGTAGCGGTGCTGCGTCACGGCCATATTGTCCGGCAAGGCCCGGTGACGGAAGCCCTGTCACCGCCGCTGGATGACTACACGCAGCAACTGCTGCTGGCGGTGCCGGAAATGCGCTGCGGCTGGTTGCGGGATGTGATGGCGCGGGAGCGGTAA
- a CDS encoding Hcp family type VI secretion system effector — protein sequence MSHLIYLTLEGSQQGLISSGCSTFDSIGNRYQSGHEDQIQVLGLSHSITREDNIAHHPIQLTKPIDKSSPLLGMSITSNEKLTANFFFYRTNSAGQLEIFYELKLIDARIVDVSSSYPHSINSNEALPYEVVRLKYKSIEWSHKTAGTSGYSIWNDGYE from the coding sequence ATGTCACACCTTATTTATTTAACCTTGGAAGGAAGTCAACAGGGATTAATCTCTTCCGGTTGTTCAACCTTTGACTCTATTGGGAATCGCTATCAAAGTGGGCATGAGGACCAGATACAAGTATTAGGATTAAGCCACTCTATAACTAGAGAAGATAATATTGCTCATCATCCAATACAACTAACTAAACCGATAGATAAGTCATCACCATTACTCGGTATGTCTATTACCTCCAATGAGAAGCTTACTGCTAATTTCTTTTTTTATAGAACGAATTCTGCCGGGCAGTTAGAGATTTTCTATGAGCTGAAGCTAATAGATGCAAGAATTGTGGATGTATCATCTTCCTACCCTCACTCTATTAATAGTAATGAAGCTTTACCATATGAAGTAGTTCGGTTGAAGTACAAATCAATAGAGTGGTCACATAAAACAGCAGGGACGTCCGGGTATAGTATATGGAATGATGGTTATGAATGA